From the Paludisphaera mucosa genome, one window contains:
- a CDS encoding HEAT repeat domain-containing protein, which yields MRFPRLRFAPRRSSAAPASAEVEAAPPACRDRGWTLSLRAMMVLVATCGLVFWSSLAVRDFVNPIQRWSRLVLSGDVEQRREAAAELARPTGPEVPAVVPALIAAVRDADEKVAILAAESLAQAGRTAIRVGDPDSTRQASAGLVAALNDAREVVRMQAALGLAAFDAGSIRGVDAAACTEALAEALGDRSEAVRLSAAKALGGVGTGAVGLRALTAALKVDPSRGVREEAAQSLGRYATGCDEATVALLAGLEDDDLRVRNACQSGLHAIIGDKKPRSAAIVPELTAALGGREPLVRAHAATVLGEIGAEAAASIPALLELLKEGGEPGSMTMTDQFWMHWNPAGRAASALGRIAPSTPRAGEAAAALIAVLRDDPLDYKRARAAEGLAEFGPSFTEPALPILLAALNESIPNPGPDSPAPFYCIALGRIALGGPRAGDAVAALSAALDSQDSETRLEAARALAGFGPASGPALPRLRELVKGEAEGGGVGIAARSAVRRIEAASAGNP from the coding sequence CCCGCCGGCGTGTCGTGATCGGGGCTGGACCCTCAGCCTGCGAGCGATGATGGTGCTGGTCGCGACCTGCGGGCTGGTCTTCTGGTCATCGCTGGCCGTCCGGGACTTCGTGAATCCGATCCAGCGCTGGAGTCGGCTGGTCCTCAGCGGCGACGTCGAACAGCGTCGCGAGGCGGCCGCGGAGCTGGCCCGGCCCACCGGCCCCGAGGTCCCCGCCGTGGTCCCGGCCCTGATTGCCGCGGTCCGCGACGCGGACGAGAAGGTCGCGATCCTCGCCGCCGAGTCGCTGGCGCAGGCCGGCCGGACCGCGATCCGGGTCGGCGATCCGGATTCGACGCGACAGGCCTCCGCGGGCCTGGTCGCCGCCCTGAACGACGCCCGAGAGGTCGTGCGGATGCAGGCGGCGCTGGGACTCGCCGCCTTCGACGCCGGCTCGATCAGGGGCGTCGACGCCGCGGCTTGCACCGAGGCCCTGGCCGAGGCGCTCGGAGATCGCAGCGAAGCGGTCCGCCTCTCGGCCGCGAAGGCGCTCGGCGGCGTCGGGACGGGGGCCGTCGGCCTCCGAGCCCTGACGGCGGCCCTGAAGGTCGACCCTTCCCGCGGCGTCCGCGAGGAGGCGGCCCAGTCGCTGGGGCGATACGCCACGGGCTGCGACGAGGCAACGGTCGCCTTGCTCGCCGGCCTGGAAGACGACGACCTCCGGGTCCGCAACGCCTGCCAGTCGGGGCTCCACGCGATCATCGGCGACAAGAAGCCGAGGTCGGCGGCCATCGTGCCGGAGCTGACCGCCGCGCTCGGCGGTCGCGAGCCCCTCGTCCGCGCCCATGCCGCGACCGTCCTGGGAGAGATCGGTGCGGAGGCCGCGGCGAGCATCCCCGCCCTCCTGGAGCTGTTGAAGGAAGGCGGCGAGCCCGGCTCCATGACGATGACCGACCAGTTCTGGATGCATTGGAATCCGGCCGGCCGGGCCGCGTCGGCCCTGGGACGGATCGCCCCCTCGACGCCCCGGGCGGGCGAGGCGGCCGCGGCCCTGATCGCCGTCCTCCGCGACGACCCGCTCGATTACAAACGCGCCAGGGCCGCCGAGGGCCTCGCGGAGTTCGGCCCGAGCTTCACCGAGCCGGCCCTGCCGATCCTGCTCGCGGCGTTGAACGAGAGCATCCCAAACCCCGGCCCCGATTCTCCGGCCCCGTTTTATTGCATCGCCCTGGGACGGATCGCCCTGGGCGGCCCGCGGGCGGGCGACGCGGTCGCGGCGCTCTCGGCGGCGTTGGACTCGCAGGACTCGGAGACCCGCCTCGAAGCGGCGAGGGCGCTCGCCGGGTTCGGCCCCGCGTCAGGCCCCGCGCTGCCGCGGCTTCGGGAGCTTGTGAAGGGCGAAGCCGAGGGCGGCGGCGTCGGGATCGCCGCCCGGTCGGCCGTCCGGCGGATCGAGGCCGCTTCGGCCGGGAATCCCTGA
- the asnB gene encoding asparagine synthase (glutamine-hydrolyzing) — protein MCGIAGAFDLTGQREFPARRLLAMTAAIAHRGPDDEQVHIEPGVALGARRLAIIDLAGGRQPLSNEDGSVWVAFNGELFEYPEIRQTLLDRGHALATRCDTEAWVHLYEDLGEGMFAEARGQFAVSLWDRRTRTLILGRDRIGICPLYYAQADGWLLWGSEIKAILASGMIRAEADVRGIDHLFTFFCSGTSRTFFQGVTSIAPGNFLKVQGDRVEKRVYWDLDFPDAGDETRMDDATPLIDELQGRLETAVERRLRSDVPVVTYISGGLDSTVVLGLCSRLRKEPIPAFTIGLDKAGPDERAHATEAAETLGSPLTTVVMDRSRVAEAFPELIRAAEGPIVDTSCAALLRLAEAVHGQGYKVTLTGEGADEALAGYVWYKSQKVRDAAYRVVGRGLPRMARNLIGRSISGRRFAVPPEGAIHGVRTAQQDMYEMISQCKPSLYSSTMEASLGGHDPYADLDVPNERMARWDPLNQSLYVGYKVMLAGLLMISKGDRIAMNSSVEARYPFLDDDVVSFAAGIAPEYKLRGMNEKWILRRVAERILPKQIANRPKTMFRTSMSGTFLGPHRPPWVDQLLSPESLAKTGYFDPEGVRKQVARQTRTPRITIPRFVYDVGLTCVVTTQLWHHTFLGGGLCDLPTWTPPVPPE, from the coding sequence ATGTGCGGCATCGCCGGAGCGTTCGACCTGACCGGCCAGAGGGAATTCCCCGCGCGGCGGCTGCTCGCCATGACCGCGGCCATCGCCCATCGCGGGCCCGACGACGAGCAGGTCCACATCGAGCCCGGCGTCGCGCTCGGGGCCCGCAGGCTGGCGATCATCGACCTGGCCGGCGGCCGCCAGCCGCTCTCGAATGAGGACGGCTCGGTCTGGGTCGCGTTCAACGGCGAGCTTTTCGAATACCCGGAAATCCGCCAGACGCTCCTCGACCGCGGCCACGCGCTGGCGACCCGCTGCGACACCGAGGCCTGGGTCCACCTCTACGAGGACCTCGGCGAGGGCATGTTCGCCGAGGCCCGCGGCCAGTTCGCCGTCTCGCTCTGGGACCGCCGGACCCGCACCCTGATCCTCGGCCGCGACCGCATCGGCATCTGCCCGCTCTACTACGCGCAGGCCGACGGCTGGCTCTTGTGGGGCTCGGAGATCAAGGCGATCCTCGCCTCGGGGATGATCCGCGCCGAGGCCGACGTGCGCGGGATCGATCACCTGTTCACGTTCTTCTGCTCGGGGACGTCGCGGACCTTCTTCCAGGGCGTGACCTCGATCGCGCCCGGGAACTTCCTGAAGGTGCAGGGCGACCGGGTCGAGAAGCGGGTCTACTGGGACCTCGACTTCCCCGACGCCGGCGACGAGACCCGGATGGACGACGCGACGCCCTTGATCGACGAGCTGCAAGGCCGGCTGGAGACGGCCGTCGAGCGGCGGCTGCGGAGCGACGTGCCGGTCGTCACCTACATCAGCGGCGGGCTCGACTCGACCGTCGTCCTGGGCCTCTGCAGCCGGCTCCGCAAGGAGCCGATCCCGGCGTTCACCATCGGCCTGGACAAGGCCGGCCCCGACGAGCGCGCCCACGCGACCGAGGCCGCCGAGACGCTGGGCTCGCCGCTGACGACGGTGGTCATGGACCGATCGCGGGTCGCCGAGGCCTTCCCGGAACTCATCCGCGCGGCCGAGGGGCCGATCGTCGACACCTCGTGCGCCGCGCTGCTGAGGCTGGCCGAGGCCGTCCACGGCCAGGGCTACAAGGTCACGCTCACCGGCGAGGGCGCCGACGAGGCGCTCGCGGGGTACGTCTGGTACAAGTCGCAGAAGGTCCGCGACGCCGCCTACCGGGTCGTCGGAAGGGGCCTGCCGCGGATGGCCCGCAACCTGATCGGCCGGTCGATCAGCGGCCGCCGCTTCGCCGTCCCCCCCGAGGGGGCGATCCACGGCGTCCGCACGGCCCAGCAGGACATGTACGAGATGATCTCGCAGTGCAAGCCGAGTCTCTACTCCTCGACGATGGAGGCGAGCCTCGGCGGCCACGACCCCTACGCCGACCTGGACGTCCCCAACGAGCGGATGGCCCGCTGGGACCCGCTGAACCAGTCGCTCTACGTCGGCTACAAGGTGATGCTCGCCGGCCTTTTGATGATCTCCAAGGGGGATCGCATCGCCATGAATTCCTCGGTCGAGGCCCGCTACCCGTTCCTCGACGACGACGTCGTCTCGTTCGCCGCCGGGATCGCCCCCGAGTACAAGCTGCGGGGGATGAACGAGAAGTGGATCCTCCGCCGCGTCGCCGAGCGGATCCTCCCGAAGCAGATCGCCAACCGCCCCAAGACGATGTTCCGCACGAGCATGTCGGGCACCTTCCTGGGCCCCCACCGGCCCCCCTGGGTCGACCAGCTTTTGAGCCCCGAGTCGCTGGCGAAGACCGGCTACTTCGACCCCGAGGGGGTCCGCAAGCAGGTGGCGCGCCAGACCCGCACCCCGCGGATCACCATCCCCCGATTCGTCTACGACGTCGGCCTGACCTGCGTGGTCACCACCCAGCTCTGGCACCACACCTTCCTCGGCGGCGGCCTCTGCGACCTGCCGACCTGGACGCCTCCCGTCCCGCCCGAATGA